From one Culex quinquefasciatus strain JHB chromosome 3, VPISU_Cqui_1.0_pri_paternal, whole genome shotgun sequence genomic stretch:
- the LOC6047198 gene encoding S-phase kinase-associated protein 1, giving the protein MPTIHLQSSDGQLFPIEVAVAVKCSGMLRNMLEDLGIDETTTSGEQPVIPVPQVNSAILGKVLQWANYHKDDDDVELAEEEEFQSKEKRTDDIGSWDADFLKVDQGMLFEVMLAANYLDMRGLLDVACKTVANMIKGKNVEEVRQTFKITNDFTAGEEEQVRLENEWCEEK; this is encoded by the coding sequence atgccCACCATCCACCTCCAATCTTCAGACGGTCAACTATTCCCCATCGAGGTTGCTGTAGCAGTCAAGTGTTCCGGCATGCTCCGGAACATGCTGGAGGATCTGGGCATCGACGAAACCACCACTTCTGGAGAGCAACCCGTAATCCCTGTACCGCAGGTCAATTCGGCCATCCTGGGAAAGGTTCTTCAGTGGGCAAATTACCACAAAGATGACGACGACGTGGAACTGGCCGAGGAGGAGGAATTCCAAAGCAAGGAGAAACGAACGGATGACATCGGATCGTGGGACGCGGACTTCCTGAAGGTCGACCAGGGAATGCTGTTCGAGGTGATGCTGGCCGCGAATTACCTGGACATGCGGGGACTGCTGGATGTGGCGTGTAAGACTGTGGCGAATATGATCAAGGGGAAGAATGTGGAGGAAGTAAGGCAGACGTTTAAAATAACGAATGATTTCACGGCTGGCGAAGAGGAACAAGTCCGATTGGAGAACGAGTGGTGTGAGGAAAAGTGA